The Pseudochaenichthys georgianus chromosome 24, fPseGeo1.2, whole genome shotgun sequence genome includes a region encoding these proteins:
- the LOC117440394 gene encoding fatty acid-binding protein, brain has protein sequence MVDAFCATWKLVDSENFDEYMKALGVGFATRQVGNVTKPTVIISQEGDKVVVRTQSTFKNTEISFKLGEEFDEATADDRNCKSTVTMDGDKLVHVQKWDGKETKFVREIKDGKLVMNLTFEDIHASRSYEKA, from the exons ATGGTCGACGCCTTCTGTGCCACTTGGAAGCTGGTCGACAGTGAGAACTTTGACGAGTACATGAAAGCCCTCG GTGTTGGCTTCGCCACCCGTCAGGTTGGAAATGTCACCAAGCCCACTGTGATCATCAGCCAGGAGGGAGACAAGGTGGTGGTCCGCACCCAGAGCACCTTCAAAAACACAGAGATCTCCTTCAAGCTGGGAGAGGAGTTCGACGAGGCCACCGCCGATGACAGGAACTGCAAG TCCACCGTGACCATGGACGGAGACAAGCTGGTCCACGTCCAGAAGTGGGACGGCAAAGAGACCAAGTTCGTCAGAGAAATCAAGGACGGAAAGCTGGTCATG AATCTGACCTTCGAAGACATCCACGCGAGCCGCAGCTACGAGAAGGCATAA